CCTAGAGTTAGGGACTTTGTATTCAAAGACGGCAGAGCGGAAGAATTTTGTATGCTTGTTCTTAATCTTTTGCTTATGGTTTTGAAAGACTATCACAAAGAAGTAAAACAGCTTCTTACCATAGGCATAGGCTGCACAGGCGGAAAACATCGTTCGGTAGCAATAGGTGAACGTCTAAAAGAACTTTTAAGCGAAAGCGGATATAATGTTGAAACTTTTCATAGGAATCTTTTGATGGATTGATGTCAAATATGCCTAATAATATGAGCTTTTCTCAAATAGCCAAAAATGATATTATAAAAAAGACAATAGATGAAAGTTATGCTCTTATAGAGCTATCGGCAATTATTCATACTGCAGGCAGTATTGTTATTTCAAGAGGCAATCTAAGCGTAGAAATAGTAAGTGAAAACGAAAATCTTAGTTTGAGAATAGAAAAAATTCTTAATACTCTTTATGGAATTAATACACTAACGGTAGATAATATTCTTATAGGAAAACAGGTTTACAAAACAATTATTCCGCAAGAAGTTGCTCAAAATGTTTTACAGGATTGTGGAATAATAGGATATAATTTTGAAGGCGAACTTGAAATAACCAAAGGTATTGACCGCTATCTGATCATGGATGATCCAGGCAAATATGCTTATGTCCGCGGTGCATTTTTAGGCGGCGGATACATAGCAAAAGCAAAAGGTTATAGACTAGAGTTTGTTTTTTCAAATTCAACTTTGGCGTCTGACTTTCAAAAATTGTTAAGTAATTTGGGTATAATTTCCAAAAACATATTGCGAAAATCAAAATATGTATTATACTTAAGTAGTAGTGAAAATATATGTAATCTTTTGGCTGGCATAGGAGCAGATAAAGCTGTTTTGGACATATATAATGAGCTTGCACAACGATCAGTTAGAAATGTAGCCAATCGTACAGCCAATTGTATTAACGCCAATATTGACAAAGCTGTATATAATGCCGTCAAGCAAACTGAAGCAATAGCATATATAGAAGCTACAAAAGGATTGGATTTTTTACCTCAAAAGCTAAGAGAAGCAGCTCAGGCAAGAAAAAACAATCCTTCTGCGACATTGCAGGAAATGGCAGAAAAGTTAAATTTATCAAAAAGCGGATTGAATCATCGAATGTCAAAAATAATTGAAATATCTAACAAATTAGTGGAGGGCAATGATGCCGATAAAAGAAGTCACCGTTAAAAAAACAGGCGGATTACTAAATAAGGATGCAGCTCAATTAGTTCAAAGAGCTATGCGCTACGAAAGTGATATTTCTTTTTCGCAAAAGTTCAAAAAAATTAATGCCAAAAGTATTATGGGTGTGATTTCGCTTGGGCTGAAATACGGAGACAAAGTTGTTATTTCCGCTAAGGGTAATGATGCCGAACAGGCAATAGAAGATATCGCAGAAATTCTTGAAAAAGAATAATCAAATAATTTTTTTATATTTTTCAGCAGCTCATTTTAGAGCTGCTGATGTTGCTTTATAGTATTTTTTTAATTTTCTCTCTTATAATATACAACTTTTGCTTTTGGAATTTGTTGACATAAAAGTCAATAATGGTATCATAATACCTATGAAACAATTTGTCCATTTACATGTACATACCGAATACAGCTTGCTTGACGGTGCTATAAGACTTGATGAGTTATTTCAAAGATGCGCCGAACTCAATATGCCTGCGATTGCAATGACAGACCATGGCAATATGTTTGCAACGTGCAAATTTGACGCTGCGGCTGTTAATTTTACAGAAGGCGGAAAAGGCGATGTTGAGGCTTTTCACAAGGCTGGAAAGAAATATAATGTTAAGCCTATCTTTGGATGCGAATTTTATGTAGCACCTGATATGCACAAAAAAGAAAGCAACAACGGCAAAATCCCAAAATTTAACCACCTTGTGTTGCTTGCAAAAGACGAGGAAGGTTATGCAAATCTAGTTAAACTCAATTCTTTAGCATATACTGAAGGCTTATATTACAAACCCCGTATAGACAATGAACTGTTAAAAAAACATTCAAAAGGCTTGGTATGTCTTTCTGCTTGTATTGCAGGAGCTATTCCACAGGCTTTGCTTAACGGAAATGTTCAAGAAGCAGAAAGAATCGCCCTTATGTATAAAGAAATGTTTGGTAGGGACGACTTTTATATCGAGCTTCAAAACCATGGAATAGACAAGCAAATTATGGTGCTTCCCCAACTTATTGATCTAGCAAGGAGACTGGATATTAAGTTGGTTGCTACTAATGACTGTCATTATCTAAGAAAAAAAGACGCCGAAATGCAGAGCGTTTTGCAATGCATTTCATTTAGAGAAGTGCTTGACAATCGTACCGGTGGTGAAGACGGCGATTATTTTCCTACCCAAGAATTTTATTTAAAAAGCTATGATGAGATGCACGAGCTTTTTGGGTATGTGGAAGAGGCGTTAGACAATACTCTTGAAATTGCCGAAAAGTGCAATATGCGGCTTCAATATAGAAAATCGTTGTTGCCTAATTTTGTCCCTCCTGATAACAAACAGCCTTACGAGTATTTAAGAGAACTTACATATAACGGACTTAAGAAAAAATATAAGACTTTGACAGATAAGATAATTCAAAGAGCCGAATATGAACTTGATATAATCCATAGATTAGGTTTCGTTGAATATTATCTGATTGTTTGGGATTTTATACACTATGCCGAAAGCCAAGGCATTCCAGTAGGTCCAGGCAGAGGAAGCGGTGTAGGCAGTATAGTCGCATACGCTACGGGTATCACAAAAGTAGAGCCTTTGCAATATAATCTGCTGTTTGAAAGATTTTTGAATGAAGAAAGAGTATCCATGCCTGACTTTGACGTGGACTTTTGCTTTGAACGCCGCGGCGAAGTTATTGATTATGTTGTTAAAAAGTATGGCGCCCAAAACGTTTCTCAGATAGTTACTTTTGGAACATTGGCTATGAAAGCAGCCATAAAAGACGTTGCGCGTGTTTATGGCGAGCCGTATAGTTTGTCTGATAGAATCACTAAAACCATAGGCATGGTAGATAAAAAAGCCAAACTAAAAGATTTGGTTGGACTGGGCAAAAATGACTTTATCAATCCTGATCTAAAAGCCATGTATGAAAGTGATCCTTCTGTAAAGAAAATTATTGATATGGCTATCAGAATAGAAGGTATGCCTCGTCAGACAGGCATGCATGCTGCAGGCGTGGTTATTTGTAAAGATGTTATAAGCGACCATGTACCTTTGCAAATGAGCGGTACAGATATAACAACCCAATTTGATATGATAGAAGTTGAAAAACTTGGACTTCTAAAGATGGACTTTTTGGGGTTGAGAACGCTTACCGATATTTCAAAAGCTATTGAACTTATTAAGCAAACCAAGGGTATAGAAATAGATTTCTATAACATGGAATATAACGATCCTAATGTATATAAGCTTATAAGCGATGGCGATACGCACGCTGTGTTCCAGCTAGAAGGTGAAGGCATGAAGAACTTTATGAGAAGTCTAAAGCCGACCTGTCTAGAAGATATTATCGCTGGTATTTCAATATTCCGTCCTGGTCCTATGAAGTTTAAAGACCAATATGTCGAAGGTAAAAATAATCCAGCCAGCATAAAATACGATCATCCTTTACTAGAACCTATTTTGAAGGTTACTTACGGCGTTATCGTATATCAAGAACAGGTTATGCAGATTGTTAGAAGCCTTGCCGGATACTCTCTTGGTCGAGCTGATATCGTGCGTCGTATGATGGCCAAGAAAAAAGAATCCGAAATGAAAAAAGAGATTCAAATCTTTTTACACGGCGATCCTAATAACCCTAATATTGTAGGTGCAGTAAAAAACGGCGTGCCAGAAGATGTTGCGGTCAAAATATTTAACAAAATATTGGACTTTGCAGCGTATGCGTTTAATAAGTCGCATGCTGCAGCTTATGCATATCTTGCATATCAAACAGCATATTTGAAATGCTATCACAAAGTAGAATATATTACCGCTGTTCTTAATAACCGAATAACCAATATAGACGAAATAAAAAACTATCTTATGTACTTAAAAGAATGCAATATAAAAGTATTGCAGCCTGATATCAACAATTCTCAGACAATGTTTTCGGTGGAAAACGGAAATGTCAGAATAGGACTTGCAGCGATAAAAAATGTAGGTATCAAAGCTATTGAAAGCATAATACAAGAGCGTGAAAAAAACGGCAAGTTTGTTAATTTCAACGATTTCATAAAAAGAGTGGATAGTTCGGTTCTTAACAAAAAACTGCTGGAAAGTTTGATTTTGGCAGGAGCATTTGACTGCTTGGGTGCATATCGCAGTCAATTAATGGGCATATATGAAAGTCTAATTGAGCGTACTGCCCAAGAAAAGAAAATGAGAGAAACAGGTCAAATGTCCCTGTTCGATATGATGGGCTCAAAAACTGAAGAAGATGAATTACCTAAAGTAAACGAATACACACTAAAGGAAAAATTAGCTAAAGAAAAAGAGGTCTTGGGCGTTTATATTACAGCACATCCTTTGGATGAATATAGAGAAAAGCTCCTGACTTTTGGCTTTTCTTCAAGAACGCTAGAAGACACATCAATCGATGAAGAAGGTACTGTTCATTATGTAGCCGTAACAGACAAGATGAAAGTTGAGTGCGGTGGTATAATTGTTGAAGCAGGGAAAATATTAACAAAAAAGACCAATCAAGAAATCGGCACTTTAAGGCTGGAAGATTTGTACGGCACATTGGAAATTTTAGTAGGGACTAGAAATTATAAACAACTAAAGCCCAAAATGATTCAAGATACTATGGTAACGATAAAAGGTACCTTGTCAGTTAGAGAAGGCGAAAAGCCTGTAATTTGGGCAGACGATATAATTCCTTGGACAGAAAACACTTTTACCGCCCAAGCCAATGTCACTCATAAATTATATCTTAGAATGAATGTCAAACTAGATTCCGATGGCGATCCTGATTATCCAGATGAGCTTATGAATATAATATATGCACATATGGGCGATAGTCCAGTCATTGTAATGGATGCCAAAACAAGACAAACCTATCGCATGCCTGTCAATGTAAATGTTCATAATGGCTTATTAGTGGAATTGCTGGCAGTATTGCCTGCTGATGATATTAGACTTGTTACAAAGTCATAAAATATTTTTATATAAAGTTTTTGGAAAGTTGATAAATTTATAGTATAATAATATAAGAAAATGGTAAGTTTTATATTCATTATTTTAGGAGTTTATGATGTTCAAAGGTGAGGCTGATTCATATATCGTTATAAAAGCACTTAATGACGATGTCAGTATTATCGGCTTATCACGCGGCGACGAAACCAGACCGCAGCACACCGAAAAACTGGGCAGCGGGGAAGTAATGATTGCGCAATTTACCGAAAAAATTTCGGCAATCAAGATCAAAGGCAATGCCGAAATCTATACTGCATACGGAATTATTAAAAGCGAATCAAAAAATACTAAGCATTTATAAGGATACATTATGAAAAGAATTGGTATAATGACAAGCGGCGGCGATGCGCCGGGAATGAATGCTGCAATAAGAGCAGCGGTAAGATATGGAATATATCTGGGCATGGAAGTATTTGGAATTGAGAGGGGCTATACCGGACTTATCAATGATACAATCCAACCGCTCAATATGAGAAGCGTGTCTGATATAATTCAGCGCGGTGGTACTATACTTAAGACCGCAAGATGCCCTGAATTCAAAGAAAAAGCAGGTCAGGACAAAGCGATCGAAGTTATCAAGAAAAGAGGCTTGGAAGGCATTATTGTTATCGGGGGAGACGGTTCATTTATGGGCGCTAAGATTTTGTCCGAACGCGGAATCCCGACAATAGGCATTCCTGGTACTATTGACAATGACTTGCCCTATACTGATTTTACTTTGGGCTTTGATACGGCTTGCAACACAGCACTAGACGCTATCAACAAACTTCGTGACACTATGACCTCTCATGAACGTATTAGCATTGTCGAAGTTATGGGCAGACATTGCGGAGATATAGCTTTGTATGCGGGTATAGCAGGCGGTGCCGAAATGATTTTGGTACCTGAAAAGCCGTTCACAATAGAAAGCATTTGTGAAAATCTTATTCATAACTATGATTCAGGCAAGAAGTCAGGCATTATTGTTTTGGCTGAAGGTGCTGGTCATGCAGAGGTTTTGGCAAAAGAGCTTAGCGAAAGAACTAATTTCGTAGTAAAAGCAACTGTTTTAGGACATATTCAGCGCGGCGGTGCACCTTCTATGGTTGACCGTATTTTGGGTACACGTTGCGGCGTTCATGCTGTAGAGCTTCTTAATAAAGGTATTGGAAACCGCGTAGTAGGTATAAGAAATAACAAAATAATAGATATGGACATTATAGAAGCTGTATCTATGAAACGTAATTTTGATGAAGAATTGTATAAAATAGCGCAAATAGTTTCACTTTAAAATAAAAAAGAACCGCCTACAAAAGGCGGTTTTTTTGTGTTATTTTTAAGATTATTTCAAAACAAATGTTGCGCATTCGGCGCTTTCGTCTGCTGCTAAAACTGTTATGCCTATCGCATGGCATTTGTCGTGCTTTTGGAAGATGCAGGGTGCTATACAATTAACTTTAGTGTCCACGCTGTAATCAGGTTTGGTCTCATCCATTCCTATTTCAAACATTGTATCGGCTTTTTTGCCTTCGTCGATTGTATAAGTGTGACATTCTGAATTGGCTGCGACCTTGATTTCATCAGCGCAACAGCAATAGCCTTTGTTATATACACATACTTTCATAGCACATTTTAAATCTTTCATAACATACACCTTCTTTAATGATTATAGTCTATACATAGTATGTTTTATGATTTTAACTTTTATACTTTGTAATTATTAAGGCTTTTGTTGAAAATAGCTGGGGCATATGATATAATTTTAATTCACAAGGAGTTAGTATGAAAGTAATATTATTAAAAGATGTACCTACTCAAGGAAAAGCTGGAGAGCTTTTGGATGTCAGCGATGGCTATGCCAGAAACTATCTTATAAAAAACAAGCTTGCAATAGAAGCAACCCCTGCCAAAATCAATGAGATTAATCAAAAGAAAGAAGCAGAAGCGCGCAGGCGTGCCAAAGAACGTGCTGAGGCGCTTGAAAAAGCTGAATTAATTAGAAAAGCCCATATAACACTAAAGGTTAAATGCGGAGCCAACGGCAAAGTTTTTGGTTCGATTCAATCCGCTAATATTGCTGATGAACTCAAAAAACAAGGCATAGAAGTTGACCGCAAGAAAATAGTTCTGCCTCAGCCTATAAAAACAGCAGGAGAATACGAAGTGGAAATAAGACCTTATCCCGAGATCGTTGCCAAACTGAAGGTAAGCGTATTAGAGGATAAGTAAACAGAGCTAAAAATGCAAAACAGCCGTCTTAATAAAAGGCGGTTTTTTGTTGAAAAACACTTGATATTTATGTTAAAAACATCCATAAAATTAGGGGATTTTTTTGATACTATCTTACTAAGTTTGTGCTAAAATCTAACTCATTAGGAGCTTATATGTTTCAGACTTTAGCAGTTTCATGTGTAACTTGTATCGGCATTATATTGTCGATTTTATTTTTTCCAAATATAAAAATTAAGAAGTTTAGCATTGCTACTTATTGGTTAATAGCCCTTTTAGGAGCTTTTGTTTTGATTTTAATTAAAAGTGTAGAATTTGGCAATGTCATAAAAGCACTTACCAATAATTCAAGCAGCATTAACCCGATAAAAATTCTCGTACTGTTTATATCAATGTCCATTTTGTCCATATATTTGGATAGTTTGGGATTTTTTGAATATATGGCTAATATTGCGGTAAAGAGATCTAGCGGAAGTCAATATAAGCTGTTTATATATTTGTATCTGATAGTTTCTGTTCTTACTATCTTCACTTCCAACGACATAATAATCTTGACCTTTACACCGTTTATATGCATTTTTGCTCGTCAGACCAAAATCAATCCCTTGCCGTTTTTGTTTTTGGTATTTGTAGCGGCCAATACCTGGAGCTTGTTTTTGATCGTGGGTAATCCGACCAATATATATCTTGCAACATTTTTGAATGTCAGTTTTTTTGATTATCTAAAGGTAATGTTTTTGCCTGCAATTTTATCAGGTCTAACGTCATTTTTATGCTTGTTTTTGATTTTTAGAAAATCATTAAAAAAGCCTATTCAAGCTGTTCAAACACAAACAGTTATTCAAGACAAGTTTCTGCTTACAATAGGCATCGTACATCTTGCTGGCTGCATTATTTTGATTGCAATATCTTCTTATATAAAAATAGAAATGTGGCTAATATGCTTATTTAGTGTAATCAGTCTGTTTTTGATTACTTTGATCTACAAAGCAATTAAAAGATCTAAGCCAAAAGAACTGTTAGTTTGTCTAAAAAAAGCGCCTTGGGAGCTTATACCTTTTATACTGTCTATGTTTGTAATCGTGCTGTCCTTAAACAATGCTGGGGTTCTTAATATAATAGCTTCTTATTTGTCTAAAGGTGTTACAGAAATTAATTTTGGAGTTGCTTCTTATTTAGCGTCCAATGTCATAAACAATATACCTATGAGTATAATGTTTGGGGACATCTTGACGCATTTATCTCAAGAAACATTATTAAAAGGCTTGTATGCCGCCGTAATCGGTTCTAATCTAGGCACTATACTTACTCCTATTGGAGCCTTGGCAGGCATTATGTGGACAAATATACTCAATCGTTACGGTATAAAATTTAGGTTTATAGACTTTGTTAAATACGGAATTATTATATCCGTTCCTACACTTGCTATGTCCATATTTGGACTATGGATAATGCTATAAGTCTTCAGAAATATAGTTCAAAACAAAGTGATTTTTATTAAACTTAATTAGTCCTTCATCACGCATTTTGCATAATTCATTGGACATTGCGCTTCGGTCTATTGAAAAATAATCAGCTAGTTGCTGGCGGTTAAATGGAATATCAAAAGACGAGCTGTTGGCTTTTTGGGATTGTGAAGACAGATAAGACAATAGCTTTTTTCTAGTCGTTCTTTGAGAAAGATGTTCGATTTTTTCGGACAAAAGAAGATTTTTTTGCGCCATTATAGCTAAAAGATTTTTTATTAATTGGATATGAAATTGACAGCTTGATGAGCATGTGGTGAGTATCTGAGTTATATTCATAAACATAATTAAGGTGTTTTCTTGAGCGACAACGCTTATGTTGACAGGTGTATTTTGTAGACATGCATAAGTTTCGGCAAACAACTCTCCAGGGGTTATTTCAGAAATAATATTGCGGTTTCCCCAATAATCTTCTTTTTGGATATGCAC
This genomic window from Clostridia bacterium contains:
- the whiA gene encoding DNA-binding protein WhiA — its product is MSNMPNNMSFSQIAKNDIIKKTIDESYALIELSAIIHTAGSIVISRGNLSVEIVSENENLSLRIEKILNTLYGINTLTVDNILIGKQVYKTIIPQEVAQNVLQDCGIIGYNFEGELEITKGIDRYLIMDDPGKYAYVRGAFLGGGYIAKAKGYRLEFVFSNSTLASDFQKLLSNLGIISKNILRKSKYVLYLSSSENICNLLAGIGADKAVLDIYNELAQRSVRNVANRTANCINANIDKAVYNAVKQTEAIAYIEATKGLDFLPQKLREAAQARKNNPSATLQEMAEKLNLSKSGLNHRMSKIIEISNKLVEGNDADKRSHR
- a CDS encoding HPr family phosphocarrier protein; amino-acid sequence: MPIKEVTVKKTGGLLNKDAAQLVQRAMRYESDISFSQKFKKINAKSIMGVISLGLKYGDKVVISAKGNDAEQAIEDIAEILEKE
- a CDS encoding DNA polymerase III subunit alpha encodes the protein MEFVDIKVNNGIIIPMKQFVHLHVHTEYSLLDGAIRLDELFQRCAELNMPAIAMTDHGNMFATCKFDAAAVNFTEGGKGDVEAFHKAGKKYNVKPIFGCEFYVAPDMHKKESNNGKIPKFNHLVLLAKDEEGYANLVKLNSLAYTEGLYYKPRIDNELLKKHSKGLVCLSACIAGAIPQALLNGNVQEAERIALMYKEMFGRDDFYIELQNHGIDKQIMVLPQLIDLARRLDIKLVATNDCHYLRKKDAEMQSVLQCISFREVLDNRTGGEDGDYFPTQEFYLKSYDEMHELFGYVEEALDNTLEIAEKCNMRLQYRKSLLPNFVPPDNKQPYEYLRELTYNGLKKKYKTLTDKIIQRAEYELDIIHRLGFVEYYLIVWDFIHYAESQGIPVGPGRGSGVGSIVAYATGITKVEPLQYNLLFERFLNEERVSMPDFDVDFCFERRGEVIDYVVKKYGAQNVSQIVTFGTLAMKAAIKDVARVYGEPYSLSDRITKTIGMVDKKAKLKDLVGLGKNDFINPDLKAMYESDPSVKKIIDMAIRIEGMPRQTGMHAAGVVICKDVISDHVPLQMSGTDITTQFDMIEVEKLGLLKMDFLGLRTLTDISKAIELIKQTKGIEIDFYNMEYNDPNVYKLISDGDTHAVFQLEGEGMKNFMRSLKPTCLEDIIAGISIFRPGPMKFKDQYVEGKNNPASIKYDHPLLEPILKVTYGVIVYQEQVMQIVRSLAGYSLGRADIVRRMMAKKKESEMKKEIQIFLHGDPNNPNIVGAVKNGVPEDVAVKIFNKILDFAAYAFNKSHAAAYAYLAYQTAYLKCYHKVEYITAVLNNRITNIDEIKNYLMYLKECNIKVLQPDINNSQTMFSVENGNVRIGLAAIKNVGIKAIESIIQEREKNGKFVNFNDFIKRVDSSVLNKKLLESLILAGAFDCLGAYRSQLMGIYESLIERTAQEKKMRETGQMSLFDMMGSKTEEDELPKVNEYTLKEKLAKEKEVLGVYITAHPLDEYREKLLTFGFSSRTLEDTSIDEEGTVHYVAVTDKMKVECGGIIVEAGKILTKKTNQEIGTLRLEDLYGTLEILVGTRNYKQLKPKMIQDTMVTIKGTLSVREGEKPVIWADDIIPWTENTFTAQANVTHKLYLRMNVKLDSDGDPDYPDELMNIIYAHMGDSPVIVMDAKTRQTYRMPVNVNVHNGLLVELLAVLPADDIRLVTKS
- the mtrB gene encoding trp RNA-binding attenuation protein MtrB, with the protein product MMFKGEADSYIVIKALNDDVSIIGLSRGDETRPQHTEKLGSGEVMIAQFTEKISAIKIKGNAEIYTAYGIIKSESKNTKHL
- the pfkA gene encoding 6-phosphofructokinase → MKRIGIMTSGGDAPGMNAAIRAAVRYGIYLGMEVFGIERGYTGLINDTIQPLNMRSVSDIIQRGGTILKTARCPEFKEKAGQDKAIEVIKKRGLEGIIVIGGDGSFMGAKILSERGIPTIGIPGTIDNDLPYTDFTLGFDTACNTALDAINKLRDTMTSHERISIVEVMGRHCGDIALYAGIAGGAEMILVPEKPFTIESICENLIHNYDSGKKSGIIVLAEGAGHAEVLAKELSERTNFVVKATVLGHIQRGGAPSMVDRILGTRCGVHAVELLNKGIGNRVVGIRNNKIIDMDIIEAVSMKRNFDEELYKIAQIVSL
- a CDS encoding DUF1540 domain-containing protein, with the protein product MKDLKCAMKVCVYNKGYCCCADEIKVAANSECHTYTIDEGKKADTMFEIGMDETKPDYSVDTKVNCIAPCIFQKHDKCHAIGITVLAADESAECATFVLK
- the rplI gene encoding 50S ribosomal protein L9; translated protein: MKVILLKDVPTQGKAGELLDVSDGYARNYLIKNKLAIEATPAKINEINQKKEAEARRRAKERAEALEKAELIRKAHITLKVKCGANGKVFGSIQSANIADELKKQGIEVDRKKIVLPQPIKTAGEYEVEIRPYPEIVAKLKVSVLEDK
- a CDS encoding SLC13 family permease, whose product is MFQTLAVSCVTCIGIILSILFFPNIKIKKFSIATYWLIALLGAFVLILIKSVEFGNVIKALTNNSSSINPIKILVLFISMSILSIYLDSLGFFEYMANIAVKRSSGSQYKLFIYLYLIVSVLTIFTSNDIIILTFTPFICIFARQTKINPLPFLFLVFVAANTWSLFLIVGNPTNIYLATFLNVSFFDYLKVMFLPAILSGLTSFLCLFLIFRKSLKKPIQAVQTQTVIQDKFLLTIGIVHLAGCIILIAISSYIKIEMWLICLFSVISLFLITLIYKAIKRSKPKELLVCLKKAPWELIPFILSMFVIVLSLNNAGVLNIIASYLSKGVTEINFGVASYLASNVINNIPMSIMFGDILTHLSQETLLKGLYAAVIGSNLGTILTPIGALAGIMWTNILNRYGIKFRFIDFVKYGIIISVPTLAMSIFGLWIML
- a CDS encoding Crp/Fnr family transcriptional regulator; this translates as MEKYLEIIKESSLFYGIKIDDIPSLLSCLSIYKKSYQKNEFVLHKGDIINSIGMVLSGSVHIQKEDYWGNRNIISEITPGELFAETYACLQNTPVNISVVAQENTLIMFMNITQILTTCSSSCQFHIQLIKNLLAIMAQKNLLLSEKIEHLSQRTTRKKLLSYLSSQSQKANSSSFDIPFNRQQLADYFSIDRSAMSNELCKMRDEGLIKFNKNHFVLNYISEDL